A stretch of Phoenix dactylifera cultivar Barhee BC4 unplaced genomic scaffold, palm_55x_up_171113_PBpolish2nd_filt_p 001695F, whole genome shotgun sequence DNA encodes these proteins:
- the LOC113461018 gene encoding uncharacterized protein LOC113461018 has translation MSPFEIVYGQHPRKPVDLIPLPMHSRTSESAESLAQHIRDLHKDIIKKLNISNQIYKQLADSHRRTSDLAEGDYVMIRKRFPSGTVKKLHARGAGSFKILKKIGSNAFVVDLPPDFGISSTFNISDLVKYKKPITIPSEPFEPNPSFESEPLPECPRPKFSKKHDRIERILDEQIISTRRKGYQRYLVRWHGRPESDDTWITREELQQIDPDILEHYQSQTQLPSTELNFPQSGRIGGDTNEPASLWLDC, from the coding sequence ATGAGTCCATTTGAGATTGTTTACGGTCAGCATCCTAGAAAACCTGTTGATCTCATTCCATTACCCATGCATTCCAGGACATCCGAGTCAGCTGAGTCATTAGCACAACATATTAGGGATCTGCATaaagatattataaaaaaaCTAAATATCAGCAATCAAATTTATAAACAATTAGCAGATTCACATCGTCGGACATCTGATTTAGCTGAAGgtgattatgttatgatacgAAAACGATTTCCTTCTGGAACTGTTAAGAAATTGCATGCACGAGGAGCaggttcttttaaaattttaaagaagATCGGATCAAATGCATTTGTGGTAGATTTACCACCGGATTTTGGCATTAGCTCTACCTTTAATATCTCTGATTTGGTTAAGTATAAAAAGCCAATAACGATACCCAGTGAGCCATTTGAGCCTAATCCTTCCTTTGAGAGTGAACCCTTACCTGAGTGTCCACGGCCAAAATTTTccaagaaacacgatcgcattgAGAGGATCCTGGACGAGCAGATTATTTCTACTAGGAGGAAAGGCTACCAGAGATACCTAGTTCGTTGGCACGGTCGGCCAGAGTCTGATGACACATGGATAACCCGAGAGGAACTGCAGCAGATTGATCCAGACATTCTTGAGCACTATCAGAGCCAGACACAACTTCCTTCAACGGAGTTGAATTTTCCCCAGTCCGGAAGAATTGGTGGGGACACCAATGAGCCAGCATCACTTTGGCTTGACTGCTAG